A part of Melittangium boletus DSM 14713 genomic DNA contains:
- a CDS encoding HPP family protein, giving the protein MSLIKSFVPGLAPVSLGERLRAASGALIGILMTGVVSGLALGDSSALPSLIAPMGASAVLLFAVPTSPLAQPWSILGGNTVAALIGVTCARWIDDPMVAAALAVGLAIAAMMVLGCLHPPSGAVALTAVLGGPVIHAAGYGFVIWPVGVNSLLLLTVALVFNNLTGRRYPHLATPPAPNPHRTVDPLPSARLGITKEDLGAVLKQYDRVVPVATDELEELLHRAEIRAYDRRSGGVTCAEVMSRDVATVGTKTRLKAALRRMREHHVKALPVIDSDRRVVGIVTQTDLLDKADWGTAAVGSGLGWRLRAIGGSGRTPKGVVEDIMSTRVRTATPEMHIAQLVPMMADTGLHHLPVVDADGRLVGIVTQSDLMAAMFAVTAHDGPESSVALAG; this is encoded by the coding sequence ATGTCCTTGATCAAGAGCTTCGTGCCTGGGTTGGCGCCCGTCAGCCTGGGAGAACGGCTGCGCGCTGCGAGCGGAGCCCTGATTGGGATCCTGATGACGGGCGTGGTGTCCGGGCTGGCGCTGGGCGATTCGAGCGCGCTGCCGTCGCTGATCGCGCCCATGGGAGCGTCGGCGGTGCTGCTGTTCGCGGTGCCGACGAGTCCGTTGGCTCAGCCCTGGTCGATCCTGGGGGGCAACACGGTCGCGGCACTGATCGGAGTCACCTGCGCACGGTGGATCGACGATCCGATGGTGGCGGCCGCGCTGGCCGTGGGGCTGGCGATCGCGGCGATGATGGTGCTTGGGTGCCTGCATCCGCCCAGCGGGGCGGTGGCGCTGACCGCGGTGCTGGGCGGCCCGGTGATCCACGCGGCGGGCTATGGTTTCGTCATCTGGCCGGTGGGGGTCAATTCGCTGCTGCTGCTCACGGTGGCGTTGGTGTTCAACAACCTGACCGGGCGACGCTACCCACATCTGGCGACGCCGCCGGCCCCCAATCCGCACCGCACCGTCGATCCTCTGCCCAGCGCGCGGCTCGGTATCACCAAGGAAGACCTCGGCGCCGTGCTGAAGCAGTACGACCGGGTGGTCCCTGTCGCGACGGACGAGCTCGAGGAGCTCCTGCACCGCGCCGAGATCCGCGCCTATGACCGCCGCTCGGGCGGGGTGACGTGTGCCGAGGTGATGTCACGCGATGTCGCGACGGTCGGCACCAAGACCCGCCTCAAGGCGGCGCTGCGTCGTATGCGCGAGCATCACGTGAAGGCACTGCCGGTGATCGACAGCGACCGGCGCGTGGTGGGTATCGTCACCCAGACTGACCTGCTCGATAAGGCCGACTGGGGCACCGCGGCGGTGGGCTCCGGCTTGGGCTGGCGGCTGCGGGCGATCGGTGGTTCGGGCCGGACGCCCAAGGGCGTGGTGGAAGACATCATGAGCACGCGGGTGCGCACGGCGACGCCGGAGATGCACATCGCGCAGCTGGTGCCGATGATGGCCGATACCGGGCTGCACCATCTGCCGGTGGTGGATGCCGACGGCCGGCTGGTGGGCATCGTGACGCAGTCGGACTTGATGGCGGCGATGTTCGCCGTGACGGCGCATGACGGGCCGGAGTCCTCGGTGGCGCTCGCCGGTTGA